One window from the genome of Nitrospira sp. encodes:
- the folB gene encoding dihydroneopterin aldolase, with protein sequence MAPRIIIERLECYGRCGVTEEERGKPQLIAIDVELEAAVDAAGLSDRLDETIDYARVAERLVALSGSLTCRLLETLAEQLVGMLFSEFPVDRVQLWIRKLHAPLAMVAGSVGVRVDRTRTAQQAGPSPAPFLTQQLGRLPKGRVLDVAAGRGRHALHLLSHGMEVEAIDRDSLALTALKEAAGERHLSGLTTRVLDLEEKPDHPPSLGRECYDAIVVFFYLHRPLFPVLIDALKPNGILIYETFSIENYFRHQHPRRWEFCLAQNELLRLTAPLRVLHYDEGEHDGGHGSGPCYTARLVAQKAGPELPR encoded by the coding sequence ATGGCACCGCGCATCATCATCGAACGCCTGGAGTGTTACGGCCGCTGTGGGGTCACGGAAGAGGAACGCGGCAAACCGCAGTTGATCGCGATCGATGTGGAGCTGGAAGCGGCGGTCGACGCCGCCGGCCTCTCGGATCGCCTCGATGAGACAATTGATTATGCCCGGGTCGCGGAACGCCTCGTGGCGCTCAGCGGTTCGTTGACCTGCCGCCTCCTGGAAACCCTCGCGGAACAGCTGGTCGGGATGCTCTTCTCAGAATTCCCGGTCGACCGGGTGCAGCTTTGGATCCGAAAACTCCATGCGCCGTTGGCGATGGTCGCCGGCTCAGTCGGTGTTCGTGTGGACCGGACTCGCACCGCGCAGCAGGCAGGACCGAGCCCCGCGCCGTTTCTGACGCAGCAACTGGGGCGCCTCCCCAAAGGCCGGGTCCTGGATGTCGCGGCAGGCCGTGGACGCCATGCCCTGCATCTGCTGTCCCATGGCATGGAAGTCGAAGCCATCGATCGAGACAGTCTCGCACTGACGGCGCTGAAAGAAGCCGCCGGGGAACGGCACCTCTCCGGCCTCACGACGCGGGTACTGGATTTGGAAGAAAAGCCCGACCATCCCCCGAGCTTGGGCCGGGAATGTTATGATGCCATCGTCGTCTTTTTTTACCTGCATCGTCCCCTCTTTCCGGTGCTGATAGACGCGCTGAAACCGAACGGCATCTTGATCTACGAAACCTTCAGCATCGAGAATTACTTCCGTCACCAGCATCCGCGCCGATGGGAATTCTGTCTGGCGCAGAACGAACTACTCCGATTGACCGCCCCGCTTCGCGTGCTCCATTACGACGAGGGCGAACATGACGGGGGCCATGGCAGCGGGCCATGCTACACCGCGCGCTTGGTCGCGCAGAAAGCGGGGCCTGAACTACCACGATGA